One segment of Marvinbryantia formatexigens DSM 14469 DNA contains the following:
- a CDS encoding purple acid phosphatase family protein, with amino-acid sequence MKKRKNFNRTMAVAMSAAMVCLAGVPTSAEVAPDGSTKAEDTAAAADGAYDEWKGVWETLSQDWTQLSMSPGSDETEMNFAWYSRTEDGVPSFVYGTTEDLSDKIEAEVVQSAAQEGYNSNKVTLQGLAADTTYYYQAEGKETESFTTGNGDAFSFVFVGDPQIGSSNEEKAKEPEDIQKDSFKQAQYESVQSDSFNWANTLNQALAVSEGKVSFVLSAGDQIQTNASKVENYTVSEMEYAGYLSPEAMDSLPVATTVGNHDADNPNYQYHFNIPNLSEKGSNGIVGGDYWFTYGNALFIMLNTQDTNVAEHELLIQEAVEANPECTWRIVTLHQDIYGSAEHSNEPEIVNLRYALIPFFEEYDIDVVLTGHDHAYSRSYLLSGDGVKDITYTDDEFDEQLEKDLDMGETPEPITVAPGNIGEDTEDPAEQAYLNYLNDIMDSEAVLEETKDEETVTNPEGILYMTANSASGSKYYDLVPRMQSYIAARWQEDVPTYSIVSIDDTSFTITTYRSDTNEAIDSTFTITKGV; translated from the coding sequence ATGAAAAAGCGGAAAAATTTTAACAGAACAATGGCTGTGGCAATGTCGGCGGCAATGGTATGTCTGGCGGGAGTACCGACATCTGCAGAAGTGGCTCCGGACGGAAGCACAAAGGCGGAGGATACGGCAGCAGCGGCGGATGGCGCGTATGATGAATGGAAAGGTGTCTGGGAGACACTGAGCCAGGACTGGACGCAGCTTTCCATGTCACCGGGTTCTGATGAGACAGAAATGAATTTTGCGTGGTATTCCAGAACAGAAGATGGGGTGCCGTCCTTTGTTTACGGGACAACAGAGGATCTGAGTGATAAGATTGAGGCAGAGGTGGTACAGTCTGCGGCGCAGGAAGGCTACAACAGCAATAAGGTAACACTGCAGGGGCTTGCGGCAGATACCACATATTATTATCAGGCGGAAGGAAAGGAGACAGAATCCTTTACGACCGGAAATGGCGATGCGTTTTCCTTTGTGTTTGTAGGTGACCCGCAGATTGGTTCTTCCAATGAGGAAAAAGCAAAAGAACCGGAGGATATCCAGAAGGACAGCTTTAAGCAGGCGCAGTACGAATCCGTTCAGAGCGACAGCTTCAACTGGGCAAATACGCTGAACCAGGCGCTGGCGGTTTCGGAAGGAAAGGTCAGCTTTGTACTGTCTGCCGGAGACCAGATCCAGACGAATGCATCAAAAGTGGAAAACTATACTGTCAGTGAAATGGAGTATGCAGGCTATCTGAGTCCGGAGGCAATGGATTCTCTTCCGGTAGCGACGACAGTAGGTAATCACGATGCGGATAACCCGAACTACCAGTATCATTTTAATATTCCGAATCTGAGTGAAAAAGGCTCCAATGGCATTGTGGGAGGCGACTACTGGTTTACATACGGGAATGCACTGTTTATTATGTTAAATACCCAGGATACCAATGTGGCGGAGCATGAGCTGCTTATCCAGGAGGCAGTAGAGGCAAATCCGGAATGTACATGGAGAATTGTTACACTGCACCAGGATATCTACGGTTCTGCCGAGCACTCTAACGAACCGGAAATTGTAAATCTGCGCTATGCACTGATTCCGTTTTTTGAGGAATATGATATTGATGTGGTGCTGACAGGACATGACCATGCGTATTCCCGTTCCTATCTTCTGTCCGGAGACGGAGTAAAAGATATCACTTATACAGATGATGAATTTGATGAGCAGCTGGAAAAAGACCTGGATATGGGAGAAACACCGGAGCCGATTACTGTTGCACCGGGAAATATCGGGGAAGATACGGAAGACCCTGCTGAACAGGCATATCTCAATTATCTGAACGACATCATGGACAGTGAAGCCGTTCTGGAAGAGACGAAGGATGAAGAAACGGTTACGAATCCGGAAGGCATTCTGTATATGACTGCTAACAGCGCATCCGGAAGTAAGTATTATGACCTTGTTCCGCGTATGCAGAGCTATATCGCGGCAAGATGGCAGGAAGATGTGCCGACATATTCGATTGTGAGCATTGATGATACAAGCTTTACGATTACGACTTACCGTTCCGATACAAATGAAGCAATCGACAGCACCTTTACGATTACGAAGGGCGTCTGA
- a CDS encoding aminotransferase class I/II-fold pyridoxal phosphate-dependent enzyme yields MLETILKGTGVTPEEYEKMERLYEKLKEYGSSDAYPFHMPGHKRRLGMPEEILDIDITEIEGFDNLHHAEGILKEAQQRVARLYGSGETFYLVNGSTAGILAAISACTTYGGTILMARNCHKAAYHAAELRGLRTLYLYPHDAGEAEREFPESAIGMADRKPGRRSPVSGGSICPEDVCRALEQDRDIQAVFITSPTYEGIVSDVQRIAEVTHSFGIPLIVDEAHGAHFGFHPYFPENSVKLGADIVIHSLHKTLPSMTQTALLHRNGALVESGRVKKYLGIYQTSSPSYVLMASMDACISLLEKEADTLFADYARRLEKFALETEQLRHIHLYRAPGKRASAAFSETDGKKSEKNGGSLSEKNRFPVQDPSKLVLWAEGKSGKWLSGQLRERFHLELEMEAGGYAIALTSLADTQEGFDRLAAALRELDGSEVFEENAANACGEKTAVPRCRQIMTIAEADACGQERMPLADSVGRISAEYIYLYPPGIPLIVPGEEISRALIQYLSYCQAAGLSLQGLSDYAGETVLCVRQ; encoded by the coding sequence GTGCTGGAGACGATTCTGAAGGGGACCGGTGTGACGCCGGAGGAGTATGAAAAAATGGAAAGACTTTATGAAAAATTAAAAGAATATGGGAGTTCCGATGCGTATCCCTTTCACATGCCGGGGCATAAGCGCAGGCTTGGGATGCCGGAGGAGATACTGGACATTGATATTACGGAGATAGAAGGTTTTGATAATCTGCATCACGCGGAGGGGATTCTGAAAGAAGCGCAGCAGCGGGTGGCGAGGCTGTATGGCAGCGGGGAGACCTTTTATCTGGTGAATGGCAGCACAGCGGGGATTCTTGCGGCAATTTCCGCCTGCACGACTTATGGCGGGACCATATTGATGGCGCGGAACTGTCATAAAGCGGCATATCATGCGGCGGAGCTTCGCGGGTTGCGCACGCTTTATCTTTATCCGCATGATGCCGGAGAGGCAGAACGGGAATTTCCGGAGTCCGCAATCGGCATGGCGGACAGAAAGCCGGGGAGACGCTCTCCGGTGTCCGGTGGCAGCATCTGTCCGGAGGATGTGTGCCGGGCGCTGGAGCAGGACAGGGACATCCAGGCGGTATTTATTACCTCACCGACGTATGAAGGAATTGTATCGGATGTGCAGCGTATTGCAGAGGTCACACATTCTTTTGGTATCCCGCTGATTGTTGACGAGGCGCACGGCGCGCATTTTGGCTTCCATCCGTATTTTCCGGAAAATTCGGTTAAACTGGGGGCAGACATTGTAATACACAGTCTGCATAAGACGCTTCCGTCCATGACACAGACCGCATTGCTGCACAGAAATGGAGCGCTGGTGGAAAGCGGGCGGGTGAAAAAATACCTTGGCATATACCAGACGAGCAGCCCTTCCTATGTTCTTATGGCAAGCATGGATGCATGTATCAGTCTGCTTGAAAAGGAAGCGGATACCTTGTTTGCGGATTATGCCCGCAGACTGGAAAAGTTTGCATTGGAAACGGAGCAGCTTAGGCATATTCATTTATACAGAGCGCCCGGAAAACGTGCTTCTGCGGCGTTTTCAGAGACTGATGGGAAGAAATCTGAAAAAAATGGCGGCAGTTTATCAGAAAAAAACAGATTTCCAGTGCAGGACCCATCCAAGCTGGTGCTCTGGGCGGAGGGAAAAAGCGGAAAATGGTTAAGCGGACAGCTCAGGGAACGCTTTCATCTGGAACTGGAAATGGAAGCGGGCGGCTATGCTATTGCGCTGACCTCACTTGCCGATACACAGGAGGGATTTGACCGGCTGGCGGCGGCGCTGCGTGAGCTGGATGGAAGTGAGGTTTTCGAAGAAAATGCAGCAAATGCCTGTGGGGAAAAGACGGCGGTCCCGCGCTGCCGTCAGATAATGACGATTGCGGAAGCAGATGCCTGCGGGCAGGAACGTATGCCATTGGCGGACAGTGTGGGCAGAATCAGTGCGGAGTATATTTATTTATATCCGCCTGGTATTCCGCTGATTGTTCCCGGTGAGGAAATCAGCCGGGCGCTGATACAGTATCTGTCGTATTGCCAGGCGGCGGGGCTGTCTCTGCAGGGGCTGAGTGACTATGCGGGAGAAACGGTTTTGTGTGTAAGGCAGTAA
- a CDS encoding histidine phosphatase family protein, protein MKLLIIRHGDPDYEHDTLTERGWEEAKILATRLAPMDIKDIYVSILGRARDTASCTLKAMNRTATAICDWMQEFPAIPEFKEGNPLLSAYPDIRQREDGVLRPPVIWDILPSYWTQHEEYYHKNNWRQSEICAHSNMEQCYDYVTKSFDALLAEHGYERCGNLYHVTHANTDTLAFFCHFGLECVLLSHLLGISPFPLWHGTAFAPTSVSTIYTEERQKGIASFRAAQLGDISHLYKAGMEPSFSARFCETYDDQSQRH, encoded by the coding sequence ATGAAATTACTGATTATCCGTCATGGAGACCCGGATTACGAACACGATACCCTGACAGAGCGCGGCTGGGAGGAAGCAAAAATTCTTGCCACACGCCTTGCCCCAATGGATATTAAAGATATCTATGTTTCTATTCTCGGCAGAGCGCGCGATACCGCTTCCTGCACTTTAAAGGCAATGAACCGCACAGCTACAGCAATATGTGACTGGATGCAGGAATTTCCGGCAATTCCGGAATTTAAGGAAGGAAATCCGCTCCTTTCTGCGTATCCGGACATCCGCCAGCGTGAGGACGGAGTCCTCCGTCCCCCGGTTATATGGGACATTCTGCCCTCCTACTGGACACAGCACGAAGAATACTATCACAAAAACAACTGGAGACAAAGTGAAATCTGTGCTCACAGTAATATGGAACAATGCTACGATTATGTCACAAAGAGTTTTGATGCACTGCTTGCGGAGCACGGCTATGAGCGCTGCGGCAATTTGTACCATGTCACACATGCAAATACCGACACGCTGGCATTTTTCTGCCACTTTGGTCTGGAATGCGTCCTGCTCTCCCACCTGCTGGGGATTTCTCCGTTCCCGCTCTGGCACGGGACAGCCTTTGCACCGACCAGCGTAAGTACCATTTATACAGAAGAGCGCCAGAAGGGCATTGCTTCCTTCCGCGCAGCGCAGCTCGGCGATATCTCCCACCTTTATAAGGCAGGCATGGAGCCTTCATTCTCTGCCCGTTTTTGTGAGACATACGACGACCAGTCGCAGCGCCACTAA
- a CDS encoding MATE family efflux transporter, whose translation MFKTNKKDTFYRQIFHLTLPIVLQNLLSAAVSSADVVMLNSVGQSAISAVSLASQYTSVFFMILYGLGTGVTMLSAQYWGKKDIHAIELIQGIALRFAIAIAALFAVCALTIPRQMMTLFTNDAELITLGTSYLRIVSFSYLFWCFCEVYLASLRSVERVTISTALNALALGLNVCLNAVFIFGLFGAPELGVAGVALATSIARGVELLCCLIVSKTSGDVRLRFSYIFVRNKVLFHDFVHLSLPALGNDLVWSVAFSMYSVILGHLGSDMVAANSIVVVVRNFATVFCYGLASVSTIWLGRQIGEGNMEAAKKDASRLVRLSVFAGILGGIFVLVASPFVLKYASLTEQAMHYLKYMLLMNTYYITGTALNTTLIAGVFRAGGDSRFGFICDAIDMWVYAVPLGFISAFVLKLPHLVVYFLLCTDEFVKWPWVIRHYRSYKWLHNVTKKYE comes from the coding sequence ATGTTTAAAACTAATAAAAAAGATACCTTTTACAGACAGATTTTTCATCTTACACTGCCGATTGTTCTCCAGAACCTTCTGAGCGCCGCCGTCAGCTCTGCTGATGTGGTGATGCTCAACAGCGTCGGGCAGTCCGCTATCTCAGCCGTCTCGCTGGCATCCCAGTATACCAGCGTATTTTTTATGATTCTGTATGGCCTCGGCACTGGAGTTACCATGCTGAGCGCCCAGTACTGGGGCAAAAAAGATATTCATGCCATTGAATTGATTCAGGGAATCGCACTCCGCTTTGCCATTGCGATTGCGGCGCTTTTTGCTGTCTGTGCACTGACGATTCCGCGGCAGATGATGACACTTTTTACAAATGATGCCGAGCTGATTACGCTTGGCACCTCGTACCTGCGCATTGTCAGCTTCAGCTATTTATTCTGGTGCTTTTGTGAGGTTTACCTTGCTTCGCTGCGCAGCGTAGAGCGGGTAACCATCAGCACGGCACTGAATGCACTGGCGCTCGGTCTGAATGTCTGCCTGAACGCCGTATTTATTTTTGGTCTCTTCGGCGCGCCGGAGCTTGGCGTTGCCGGAGTCGCGCTTGCAACCAGTATCGCACGCGGTGTCGAGCTTCTCTGCTGTCTGATTGTCTCAAAAACATCAGGAGACGTCCGGCTGCGCTTTTCTTACATATTTGTGCGCAACAAAGTGCTGTTTCATGATTTTGTGCATCTTTCCCTGCCAGCCCTCGGAAACGATCTGGTCTGGAGCGTCGCTTTTTCCATGTACTCCGTTATTCTCGGACACCTCGGAAGCGACATGGTAGCCGCCAACTCTATCGTTGTAGTTGTCCGTAACTTTGCTACCGTCTTCTGCTACGGGCTTGCCAGCGTTTCCACCATCTGGCTCGGCAGACAAATCGGAGAAGGAAATATGGAAGCGGCAAAAAAAGACGCCAGCCGCCTTGTCCGGCTGTCTGTCTTTGCCGGAATCCTTGGCGGCATCTTTGTCCTGGTTGCATCGCCGTTTGTGCTGAAATACGCTTCGCTCACAGAACAGGCAATGCATTACTTAAAGTATATGTTGCTTATGAATACCTATTATATTACGGGCACCGCTTTAAATACCACTCTGATTGCCGGTGTCTTCCGTGCCGGCGGAGACAGCCGCTTCGGATTTATCTGTGATGCGATTGATATGTGGGTATATGCGGTTCCACTCGGTTTTATTTCTGCATTTGTGCTGAAGCTGCCGCATCTTGTAGTATATTTCCTGCTCTGTACAGATGAATTTGTAAAATGGCCCTGGGTCATCCGGCACTACCGCAGCTATAAATGGCTGCACAATGTCACAAAAAAATACGAGTAA